One segment of Salvia splendens isolate huo1 chromosome 20, SspV2, whole genome shotgun sequence DNA contains the following:
- the LOC121782322 gene encoding putative E3 ubiquitin-protein ligase LIN-1 isoform X1 — MVGNYRFKMEENDIVGSLITSVGSFIQDRLIDREQRLRHKEQCAERLAAENASPHNDTEVRYSDQAVLANLDWGIDALEEAISTSNTETKMARLDYAEKMLQVCALLNSSQKTAGVPNSYLSAWAHLNLSYLFKLRNEGHSAVLHVLEMFVVEPFFSRIDFAPELWKSIFLPHMNSILGWYTEERKRMVMDVIPDASDLSFTVDFDHCFDESLLLSVRPEQAERIQELEQLYGQSLDENTRLYAKHYKECMNYDAATSRRAIPMLPIAEPPVTPLRDFSIRSIPDYVKFGPILPKSAGFATTSLPIRTMAVSTLGNAEESAGWDVVDENPEECEDSGEDSDGCLGGMERSKEKDDDTVSVLSSRSNRSSSKEVERQSLMDTSRRQSPHNSSPAGSPCSRTSSPKSARSTGTMQTSMLRLLSTRAMDSNISPSDTDEETTEQFRSPRKSTHHVPYALPKSSLNQGEDCSLSYISSPLTPKSRPPKDFVCPITGQIFNDPVTLETGQTYERKAIQEWMSRGNTTCPITRQPLSAASLPKTNYVLKRLITSWKDQHPELAREFSSLETPQNFYTSSTFHNDIPSTLPTSGAEYKPQRFTTAAAATLSTSPNSVISQTSNEAVITALKPYILCICNSEDLQECEAAVLEIVKIWSESNVGSGINSYLSSPTIVNGFLEILSASTNKDVLKTTIYILSQLICADDHVGDLLTSIDSDFYCLADLLRKGLSEAAALVYLLRPSFSQLSSHNLVTTLLHIVSKKSEDHVGFRYAVAPKDAAVALLEQIVAGGDESERSHNAMIVIKENGIPALLSCLNRLDGRESIVSILLCCIRIDSVCKSIVASKIELSPILELFHGGNDSVRGICIEFLCELVQMGRRTFSNQILQIIKDEGTFSTMHTLLVYLQMSPMVQKPAIATLLLQLDLLAAPRKMSIYREEAMEALLEALQRKDFPSSQVMALGTLSSLSGHFGGSRKAYMECWLLKVAGFDQPYNAMMRGEEKNTDEAEFAEMKEEEKAARNWEKRIAFVLANHEKGLIFKALEECLVSNSIEIAKSSLVVATWLMYMLYTFPDCGIRDVARKCLLEKFISVLQSSKNLEEKILAALALRGFVTEPRGQNEMGAYAKSMWKTLRRLKKSCTVVHDIMKALMNLPYMDAAELWCCVEGPELDMSMNGEILSMLHIRNRLISSHSDGTIKVWDTGKRAPRLIQEAREHAKAVTCLYVPPSCDKLYSGSLDKTIRIWTIRQEEIHCIQVHDVKEGVVALAANASVACFSSQGNGVKVYNWSGIPKNISFNNKVKCMKLEGDKLYCGCSGYSVQEVDLKTYTSSSFYSGTKKLLGKQTIYSLQIQDGLLYASGTPVDGIAGKVFKLSNKAVVGSLATGVEVQQCSVNNDFIFTATKCGIIEVWLKERIAKIAYIKMDVAHARITSIVSDAHGQKLFAGTSDGRLQIWSLE, encoded by the exons ATGGTTGGTAACTACAGGTttaaaatggaagaaaatgacATTGTTGGATCACTCATCACCAGTGTTGGGAGTTTCATCCAAGACAGGCTGATAGACAGGGAGCAGAGGCTCCGGCACAAGGAGCAATGCGCGGAGAGGTTAGCAGCTGAGAACGCGAGCCCCCACAACGACACAGAGGTTCGTTACTCTGACCAGGCAGTTCTAGCCAATCTCGACTGGGGGATCGATGCCCTTGAAGAGGCGATAAGTACCTCCAACACCGAAACCAAGATGGCTCGTCTCGACTATGCAGAGAAGATGCTTCAAGTGTGCGCGTTGCTGAATTCGTCCCAGAAAACAGCCGGAGTCCCTAACTCATACCTCTCAGCTTGGGCTCATTTGAACCTTTCTTACTTGTTCAAGTTGAGGAATGAGGGCCACAGTGCAGTTCTTCATGTCCTTGAAATGTTCGTCGTGGAGCCCTTTTTCTCGCGCATTGATTTTGCTCCCGAGCTATGGAAGTCCATTTTTCTCCCTCATATGAACTCCATTCTTGGGTGGTACACTGAGGAGAGGAAAAGGATGGTGATGGATGTGATCCCGGATGCCTCGGACCTGTCATTCACCGTTGATTTTGATCACTGTTTCGACGAGTCCTTACTATTATCCGTGAGGCCTGAGCAAGCAGAGAGAATTCAAGAACTGGAACAGCTCTATGGCCAATCTTTGGATGAGAATACAAGGCTATATGCAAAGCATTATAAGGAATGCATGAACTATGATGCTGCCACGAGCAGGAGGGCGATCCCAATGTTGCCAATCGCTGAGCCTCCCGTGACTCCTCTGCGCGACTTCAGCATCCGTTCAATTCCAGACTATGTGAAATTTGGTCCAATCTTGCCCAAGAGTGCTGGTTTTGCTACCACTTCTCTTCCAATTAG AACGATGGCTGTTTCGACCTTAGGAAATGCAGAAGAGTCTGCCGGCTGGGATGTTGTT GATGAAAATCCGGAGGAGTGTGAAGATTCTGGTGAAGACTCGGATGGATGTTTAGGAGGCATGGAAAGATCAAAAGAAAAGGATGATGACACTGTGTCAGTTTTGAGCAGCAGAAGCAACAGATCGTCGAGCAAGGAGGTGGAGAGGCAAAGCCTAATGGATACAAGTCGAAGGCAATCTCCTCATAATAGCTCTCCAGCAGGTTCTCCTTGCTCAAGGACTTCATCTCCGAAATCAGCCAGAAGCACAGGAACGATGCAAACATCTATGCTTCGCCTCCTCTCAACCCGTGCAATGGACTCAAACATTAGCCCATCCGACACGGATGAAGAAACGACA GAACAGTTTAGATCTCCGAGGAAAAGCACTCATCACGTGCCATACGCGCTTCCAAAGAG TTCACTTAATCAAGGCGAAGATTGCAGCCTGAGCTACATATCGTCGCCCTTGACTCCTAAGTCGAGGCCACCAAAGGACTTTGTTTGTCCCATCACTGGCCAGATTTTCAATGATCCTGTCACACTGGAGACGGGCCAGACATACGAAAGAAAAGCCATTCAAGAATGGATGAGTCGAGGAAACACAACGTGTCCCATTACACGACAGCCTCTGTCCGCAGCCTCTCTCCCCAAAACCAACTATGTCCTCAAGAGGCTGATCACCTCTTGGAAAGACCAGCACCCTGAGCTCGCTCGGGAGTTTTCTTCCCTTGAAACACCGCAAAATTTTTACACAAGCAGCACGTTCCATAACGACATCCCATCAACACTTCCAACCAGTGGAGCTGAGTATAAGCCTCAAAGATTCACAACAGCAGCTGCTGCTACACTATCAACGTCGCCCAACAGTGTAATATCTCAAACTTCCAACGAGGCAGTGATCACCGCGTTGAAACCTTACATTCTATGCATTTGTAACTCTGAGGACTTGCAAGAATGTGAAGCTGCTGTTTTGGAAATAGTCAAGATTTGGTCAGAATCCAATGTAGGCTCAGGAATCAACTCATACCTATCTTCACCAACTATAGTGAATGGATTTCTCGAAATACTGTCTGCATCTACGAACAAGGATGTGCTCAAAACAACCATATATATTCTGTCACAGCTGATATGTGCAGATGATCATGTTGGTGACCTGCTCACGAGCATAGACTCCGACTTCTACTGCTTGGCTGATCTGCTGAGGAAAGGACTCTCCGAGGCAGCAGCACTTGTGTACCTGCTCAGGCCGTCGTTTTCGCAGCTTTCTTCACATAACTTGGTAACAACTCTACTCCATATTGTTTCCAAGAAGAGTGAAGATCATGTTGGTTTTCGATATGCGGTAGCGCCCAAAGATGCTGCAGTGGCATTGCTTGAACAAATCGTTGCCGGTGGAGACGAGAGTgagagatcacacaatgcaatGATTGTTATAAAGGAGAATGGGATTCCTGCTTTGTTGAGCTGCCTTAATCGGTTGGATGGAAGAGAGTCGATTGTTTCGATTCTTTTATGCTGCATCAGAATTGATTCAGTATGCAAGAGCATTGTAGCAAGCAAGATTGAGTTGTCTCCAATTCTTGAATTATTCCATGGTGGAAATGATAGTGTGAGAGGGATTTGCATAGAGTTTCTTTGTGAGTTAGTTCAGATGGGAAG GAGAACATTCAGCAACCAGATTTTGCAGATAATAAAGGATGAAGGAACATTCAGCACAATGCACACTCTCTTGGTTTACTTGCAAATGTCTCCGATGGTGCAGAAGCCTGCCATCGCTACGCTTCTTCTTCAGCTTGATCTGTTG GCTGCTCCGAGAAAGATGAGCATCTACAGAGAAGAAGCGATGGAAGCGTTACTAGAAGCTCTTCAAAGAAAAGATTTCCCATCTTCTCAAGTCATGGCTCTTGGCACATTGTCGTCTCTCTCCGGCCATTTTGGTGGCTCTAGGAAGGCGTATATGGAGTGTTGGCTGCTTAAAGTAGCGGGATTCGACCAGCCTTACAATGCTATGATGAGAGGGGAAGAAAAAAATACTGATGAAGCAGAATTTGCTGAAATG aaagaggaagagaaagcagCGAGGAACTGGGAGAAGAGGATTGCGTTTGTTCTGGCAAACCACGAGAAAGGGTTGATTTTCAAAGCTTTGGAGGAATGCTTAGTAAGTAACTCGATTGAGATCGCCAAGTCTAGCCTTGTGGTGGCTACGTGGCTCATGTACATGCTCTACACCTTTCCTGATTGTGGCATAAGAGACGTTGCACGCAAATGTTTGCTCGAGAAGTTCATCAGCGTGCTGCAATCATCGAAGAATCTTGAGGAGAAGATACTGGCTGCCCTCGCCCTGAGAGGATTTGTCACTGAACCAA GAGGGCAGAATGAGATGGGGGCGTACGCGAAAAGTATGTGGAAGACGTTGAGGCGGCTCAAGAAGAGTTGCACGGTGGTTCATGATATAATGAAAGCACTGATGAACTTGCCCTATATGGATGCT GCGGAGCTGTGGTGTTGCGTTGAAGGTCCTGAGTTGGATATGTCGATGAATGGGGAAATCTTGTCGATGCTTCATATCAGAAACCGGCTAATAAGCAGCCACTCGGATGGGACTATAAAG GTATGGGACACTGGAAAGAGAGCTCCGCGGCTGATTCAGGAGGCGCGTGAGCACGCCAAGGCTGTGACGTGCCTTTATGTTCCTCCTTCGTGCGACAAGTTATACAGCGGATCATTGGACAAAACCATCAGA ATTTGGACAATCAGACAGGAAGAGATTCATTGCATCCAAGTGCATGATGTGAAGGAGGGAGTGGTGGCTCTAGCAGCCAATGCTAGTGTGGCATGCTTCTCTTCTCAAGGAAATGGGGTTAAG GTTTATAACTGGTCAGGCATTCCCAAAAACATTAGCTTCAACAACAAAGTGAAGTGCATGAAACTAGAGGGAGACAAACTCTACTGTGGTTGTTCTGGTTACTCTGTCCAG GAGGTAGATTTAAAGACATACACATCATCATCATTCTACTCCGGCACCAAAAAATTATTAGGTAAACAAACAATCTACTCCTTGCAAATCCAAGACGGCCTTCTATACGCCAGCGGCACCCCTGTCGATGGTATAGCCGGAAAG GTGTTCAAACTGTCTAACAAGGCGGTTGTGGGATCTTTGGCAACCGGTGTGGAGGTGCAACAATGCAGTGTTAACAATGACTTCATATTCACAGCCACAAAATGTGGGATCATAGAAGTGTGGCTCAAAGAAAGAATCGCCAAGATTGCGTATATCAAAATGGACGTGGCGCATGCAAGAATCACGTCGATTGTATCGGACGCCCATGGTCAAAAGCTTTTCGCAGGAACATCCGATGGCAGGCTACAG ATTTGGAGTTTGGAATAA
- the LOC121782322 gene encoding putative E3 ubiquitin-protein ligase LIN-1 isoform X2, whose translation MEENDIVGSLITSVGSFIQDRLIDREQRLRHKEQCAERLAAENASPHNDTEVRYSDQAVLANLDWGIDALEEAISTSNTETKMARLDYAEKMLQVCALLNSSQKTAGVPNSYLSAWAHLNLSYLFKLRNEGHSAVLHVLEMFVVEPFFSRIDFAPELWKSIFLPHMNSILGWYTEERKRMVMDVIPDASDLSFTVDFDHCFDESLLLSVRPEQAERIQELEQLYGQSLDENTRLYAKHYKECMNYDAATSRRAIPMLPIAEPPVTPLRDFSIRSIPDYVKFGPILPKSAGFATTSLPIRTMAVSTLGNAEESAGWDVVDENPEECEDSGEDSDGCLGGMERSKEKDDDTVSVLSSRSNRSSSKEVERQSLMDTSRRQSPHNSSPAGSPCSRTSSPKSARSTGTMQTSMLRLLSTRAMDSNISPSDTDEETTEQFRSPRKSTHHVPYALPKSSLNQGEDCSLSYISSPLTPKSRPPKDFVCPITGQIFNDPVTLETGQTYERKAIQEWMSRGNTTCPITRQPLSAASLPKTNYVLKRLITSWKDQHPELAREFSSLETPQNFYTSSTFHNDIPSTLPTSGAEYKPQRFTTAAAATLSTSPNSVISQTSNEAVITALKPYILCICNSEDLQECEAAVLEIVKIWSESNVGSGINSYLSSPTIVNGFLEILSASTNKDVLKTTIYILSQLICADDHVGDLLTSIDSDFYCLADLLRKGLSEAAALVYLLRPSFSQLSSHNLVTTLLHIVSKKSEDHVGFRYAVAPKDAAVALLEQIVAGGDESERSHNAMIVIKENGIPALLSCLNRLDGRESIVSILLCCIRIDSVCKSIVASKIELSPILELFHGGNDSVRGICIEFLCELVQMGRRTFSNQILQIIKDEGTFSTMHTLLVYLQMSPMVQKPAIATLLLQLDLLAAPRKMSIYREEAMEALLEALQRKDFPSSQVMALGTLSSLSGHFGGSRKAYMECWLLKVAGFDQPYNAMMRGEEKNTDEAEFAEMKEEEKAARNWEKRIAFVLANHEKGLIFKALEECLVSNSIEIAKSSLVVATWLMYMLYTFPDCGIRDVARKCLLEKFISVLQSSKNLEEKILAALALRGFVTEPRGQNEMGAYAKSMWKTLRRLKKSCTVVHDIMKALMNLPYMDAAELWCCVEGPELDMSMNGEILSMLHIRNRLISSHSDGTIKVWDTGKRAPRLIQEAREHAKAVTCLYVPPSCDKLYSGSLDKTIRIWTIRQEEIHCIQVHDVKEGVVALAANASVACFSSQGNGVKVYNWSGIPKNISFNNKVKCMKLEGDKLYCGCSGYSVQEVDLKTYTSSSFYSGTKKLLGKQTIYSLQIQDGLLYASGTPVDGIAGKVFKLSNKAVVGSLATGVEVQQCSVNNDFIFTATKCGIIEVWLKERIAKIAYIKMDVAHARITSIVSDAHGQKLFAGTSDGRLQIWSLE comes from the exons atggaagaaaatgacATTGTTGGATCACTCATCACCAGTGTTGGGAGTTTCATCCAAGACAGGCTGATAGACAGGGAGCAGAGGCTCCGGCACAAGGAGCAATGCGCGGAGAGGTTAGCAGCTGAGAACGCGAGCCCCCACAACGACACAGAGGTTCGTTACTCTGACCAGGCAGTTCTAGCCAATCTCGACTGGGGGATCGATGCCCTTGAAGAGGCGATAAGTACCTCCAACACCGAAACCAAGATGGCTCGTCTCGACTATGCAGAGAAGATGCTTCAAGTGTGCGCGTTGCTGAATTCGTCCCAGAAAACAGCCGGAGTCCCTAACTCATACCTCTCAGCTTGGGCTCATTTGAACCTTTCTTACTTGTTCAAGTTGAGGAATGAGGGCCACAGTGCAGTTCTTCATGTCCTTGAAATGTTCGTCGTGGAGCCCTTTTTCTCGCGCATTGATTTTGCTCCCGAGCTATGGAAGTCCATTTTTCTCCCTCATATGAACTCCATTCTTGGGTGGTACACTGAGGAGAGGAAAAGGATGGTGATGGATGTGATCCCGGATGCCTCGGACCTGTCATTCACCGTTGATTTTGATCACTGTTTCGACGAGTCCTTACTATTATCCGTGAGGCCTGAGCAAGCAGAGAGAATTCAAGAACTGGAACAGCTCTATGGCCAATCTTTGGATGAGAATACAAGGCTATATGCAAAGCATTATAAGGAATGCATGAACTATGATGCTGCCACGAGCAGGAGGGCGATCCCAATGTTGCCAATCGCTGAGCCTCCCGTGACTCCTCTGCGCGACTTCAGCATCCGTTCAATTCCAGACTATGTGAAATTTGGTCCAATCTTGCCCAAGAGTGCTGGTTTTGCTACCACTTCTCTTCCAATTAG AACGATGGCTGTTTCGACCTTAGGAAATGCAGAAGAGTCTGCCGGCTGGGATGTTGTT GATGAAAATCCGGAGGAGTGTGAAGATTCTGGTGAAGACTCGGATGGATGTTTAGGAGGCATGGAAAGATCAAAAGAAAAGGATGATGACACTGTGTCAGTTTTGAGCAGCAGAAGCAACAGATCGTCGAGCAAGGAGGTGGAGAGGCAAAGCCTAATGGATACAAGTCGAAGGCAATCTCCTCATAATAGCTCTCCAGCAGGTTCTCCTTGCTCAAGGACTTCATCTCCGAAATCAGCCAGAAGCACAGGAACGATGCAAACATCTATGCTTCGCCTCCTCTCAACCCGTGCAATGGACTCAAACATTAGCCCATCCGACACGGATGAAGAAACGACA GAACAGTTTAGATCTCCGAGGAAAAGCACTCATCACGTGCCATACGCGCTTCCAAAGAG TTCACTTAATCAAGGCGAAGATTGCAGCCTGAGCTACATATCGTCGCCCTTGACTCCTAAGTCGAGGCCACCAAAGGACTTTGTTTGTCCCATCACTGGCCAGATTTTCAATGATCCTGTCACACTGGAGACGGGCCAGACATACGAAAGAAAAGCCATTCAAGAATGGATGAGTCGAGGAAACACAACGTGTCCCATTACACGACAGCCTCTGTCCGCAGCCTCTCTCCCCAAAACCAACTATGTCCTCAAGAGGCTGATCACCTCTTGGAAAGACCAGCACCCTGAGCTCGCTCGGGAGTTTTCTTCCCTTGAAACACCGCAAAATTTTTACACAAGCAGCACGTTCCATAACGACATCCCATCAACACTTCCAACCAGTGGAGCTGAGTATAAGCCTCAAAGATTCACAACAGCAGCTGCTGCTACACTATCAACGTCGCCCAACAGTGTAATATCTCAAACTTCCAACGAGGCAGTGATCACCGCGTTGAAACCTTACATTCTATGCATTTGTAACTCTGAGGACTTGCAAGAATGTGAAGCTGCTGTTTTGGAAATAGTCAAGATTTGGTCAGAATCCAATGTAGGCTCAGGAATCAACTCATACCTATCTTCACCAACTATAGTGAATGGATTTCTCGAAATACTGTCTGCATCTACGAACAAGGATGTGCTCAAAACAACCATATATATTCTGTCACAGCTGATATGTGCAGATGATCATGTTGGTGACCTGCTCACGAGCATAGACTCCGACTTCTACTGCTTGGCTGATCTGCTGAGGAAAGGACTCTCCGAGGCAGCAGCACTTGTGTACCTGCTCAGGCCGTCGTTTTCGCAGCTTTCTTCACATAACTTGGTAACAACTCTACTCCATATTGTTTCCAAGAAGAGTGAAGATCATGTTGGTTTTCGATATGCGGTAGCGCCCAAAGATGCTGCAGTGGCATTGCTTGAACAAATCGTTGCCGGTGGAGACGAGAGTgagagatcacacaatgcaatGATTGTTATAAAGGAGAATGGGATTCCTGCTTTGTTGAGCTGCCTTAATCGGTTGGATGGAAGAGAGTCGATTGTTTCGATTCTTTTATGCTGCATCAGAATTGATTCAGTATGCAAGAGCATTGTAGCAAGCAAGATTGAGTTGTCTCCAATTCTTGAATTATTCCATGGTGGAAATGATAGTGTGAGAGGGATTTGCATAGAGTTTCTTTGTGAGTTAGTTCAGATGGGAAG GAGAACATTCAGCAACCAGATTTTGCAGATAATAAAGGATGAAGGAACATTCAGCACAATGCACACTCTCTTGGTTTACTTGCAAATGTCTCCGATGGTGCAGAAGCCTGCCATCGCTACGCTTCTTCTTCAGCTTGATCTGTTG GCTGCTCCGAGAAAGATGAGCATCTACAGAGAAGAAGCGATGGAAGCGTTACTAGAAGCTCTTCAAAGAAAAGATTTCCCATCTTCTCAAGTCATGGCTCTTGGCACATTGTCGTCTCTCTCCGGCCATTTTGGTGGCTCTAGGAAGGCGTATATGGAGTGTTGGCTGCTTAAAGTAGCGGGATTCGACCAGCCTTACAATGCTATGATGAGAGGGGAAGAAAAAAATACTGATGAAGCAGAATTTGCTGAAATG aaagaggaagagaaagcagCGAGGAACTGGGAGAAGAGGATTGCGTTTGTTCTGGCAAACCACGAGAAAGGGTTGATTTTCAAAGCTTTGGAGGAATGCTTAGTAAGTAACTCGATTGAGATCGCCAAGTCTAGCCTTGTGGTGGCTACGTGGCTCATGTACATGCTCTACACCTTTCCTGATTGTGGCATAAGAGACGTTGCACGCAAATGTTTGCTCGAGAAGTTCATCAGCGTGCTGCAATCATCGAAGAATCTTGAGGAGAAGATACTGGCTGCCCTCGCCCTGAGAGGATTTGTCACTGAACCAA GAGGGCAGAATGAGATGGGGGCGTACGCGAAAAGTATGTGGAAGACGTTGAGGCGGCTCAAGAAGAGTTGCACGGTGGTTCATGATATAATGAAAGCACTGATGAACTTGCCCTATATGGATGCT GCGGAGCTGTGGTGTTGCGTTGAAGGTCCTGAGTTGGATATGTCGATGAATGGGGAAATCTTGTCGATGCTTCATATCAGAAACCGGCTAATAAGCAGCCACTCGGATGGGACTATAAAG GTATGGGACACTGGAAAGAGAGCTCCGCGGCTGATTCAGGAGGCGCGTGAGCACGCCAAGGCTGTGACGTGCCTTTATGTTCCTCCTTCGTGCGACAAGTTATACAGCGGATCATTGGACAAAACCATCAGA ATTTGGACAATCAGACAGGAAGAGATTCATTGCATCCAAGTGCATGATGTGAAGGAGGGAGTGGTGGCTCTAGCAGCCAATGCTAGTGTGGCATGCTTCTCTTCTCAAGGAAATGGGGTTAAG GTTTATAACTGGTCAGGCATTCCCAAAAACATTAGCTTCAACAACAAAGTGAAGTGCATGAAACTAGAGGGAGACAAACTCTACTGTGGTTGTTCTGGTTACTCTGTCCAG GAGGTAGATTTAAAGACATACACATCATCATCATTCTACTCCGGCACCAAAAAATTATTAGGTAAACAAACAATCTACTCCTTGCAAATCCAAGACGGCCTTCTATACGCCAGCGGCACCCCTGTCGATGGTATAGCCGGAAAG GTGTTCAAACTGTCTAACAAGGCGGTTGTGGGATCTTTGGCAACCGGTGTGGAGGTGCAACAATGCAGTGTTAACAATGACTTCATATTCACAGCCACAAAATGTGGGATCATAGAAGTGTGGCTCAAAGAAAGAATCGCCAAGATTGCGTATATCAAAATGGACGTGGCGCATGCAAGAATCACGTCGATTGTATCGGACGCCCATGGTCAAAAGCTTTTCGCAGGAACATCCGATGGCAGGCTACAG ATTTGGAGTTTGGAATAA